A segment of the Carassius carassius chromosome 21, fCarCar2.1, whole genome shotgun sequence genome:
cccttgctacgtggactgcgtttaagctaactgagacttgttatagcacttacatatcattgctcttttgttgtttttgattgtccattgtcctcatttgtaagtcactttggataaaagcgtctgctaaatgactaaatgtaaatgtactgctgtaaacaaagcaggtGCACTTATAAACACTACTCTAAAATGAATTACCAAAGACTAGAATACCCTAGATGTGTCATtggtatagttttgaatgggtaAAATTGCAATGCTTAATATGGCCACTCTATCAAACAAAGCCCCACCTTCTGAGCAAAAGAGCCAATCCCTAATCGGTAAAGTCAGCtcgtcactgcagctgccgttaAAAGTCCCGGTTTCCATTGAAACAGTCAGCATTCTGAGACGTGTGCCTATAGGACTGTGCATGAGAAAAGGCTGGTCTAGcctgaaaaatatgttttttttatgctgtttgagcaaaataaataacatttatgatAAAGACAGGtttcattggtgatttcaaatataaatgtaatcgtAAGCGTGgcaaacagttttggagaatttgatgtttccccatggATGAGGATTGCTTTAAAGAGACTTTGATTATACACAGACAAGATGACAAGAAAATACCATCTTAAATTTCTGAAAGCAGCcagttcccctcagagatacattcGCAATTCATTTAACATATCATCCAACTTGAATTGcacatatttgtaataattttaaactgGCTCGGGGGgcatcgttacatccctagtctAATGCTAATTTTCCATATGCATTATTGACATGTGTTTGGTGTGACTCATGTCAAAGTTAAAAATGCACATGGTTGTTTTCACCTTGGTCAGTCTTGTGAGTGTGGTTCTGTCATCTGCTAGCGTGCAGAAGAGCAGGCACTGCAGCAGGAGTTGTCTCGGCAGCATGAGCTGGAGAGGCGGTGTGTGGTAGACATACAGAGGAGGAGTTCAGTTCAGTGCAGCAGTTCAGCATGTTGGAGGAGATGATCCGGCAGAAGGAACATCAGTGCACCCCACCCAAGACGACACCCTGCTCATCCCTGGGATCCAGGGTCCCCCTTTGCCCTACCTAGAGTCCCCTACTCCCCCTCAGAGTCCACAGTACCCCACGGCCAATCACAGTGCTCTGTCAGCACCTCCGACCTTTGACCATTGTCAAATACTGTCATACTGTCACATACTGTCACCTCAGTAACAATAGTACAGCTTGCCTTCAATCCTCAGCAAACATAGAGCAGCCTCTAGTTCTGTGTTTTCAGGATTTTACAGTGTTTCTCTTTGTGTTTCAGCTACATTGGTTGATGGTTTACGGCAGATCCCTGTTCCTGCTGAGCTTTGCGGCAAATTTCTGCGATTGGCCAATAACAACACCGTAGGAGCAGAGGAAACCTGTGGGATACTCTGTGGGAGACTGGTATGGCTTTGTGACATGATTCATCATTACTTTATTATGGTTTCGTACCATAATTAAATGTTGCGAGTCACCTAATTTTGCCTGTTATCAAACTCAATGTGATTCGCTAAAGACTTTTCAGACCGAGATGAATGTTTGCTGTAAACAATTTGtgacttttttcttcagtagatcaGCAAAGAAAATGTTTGGCTGAAACCATGGTCTTTGGTGATTCATAATATGTAGgtactttgagagtcaaaaaggCATAACAGGCAGCACAAAATTAATACCAGTGGCCCCTGATGATAAATTGggatcttatgaagtgaaacaatcagtctgtgcaagaaactgagcattatttacaacattattacctgcATTCTTTTGCTTGAACAGGTTCTCTCGGACAGTTTGCTTCTGGTTCACAATCGTTTCACCAGTTAAAATGAATGAACTAGTCTTAATAAACTCACCTTTTTACATGATGAGAAACCATAAAAACTGTCATTTTGCCTCTTCATTCAGGTGCTCGGTTCATACATGCTCGTAACGGCAGCTTATCAGTTTCAGTCTTCAGTCTAAACCGTTTCTTCAATTCAGTGTTTTTAGGAGAAACTGGAGCGCTGAATGAGTTGCCAAAACCCGGCATCACAGGATCATACGCCGGTGTTTCGGCTCATTTCGAGAGTGACTGTCAGGCGTCCCAAAGTGAGTAAACTAGATCTGTGCTGCTCGAGCTGCAAATGGTTTCAGATGGTTCagtctgatttggtgaactggttcatccaataaattcttatttttctcctttttttttaaacaatatataatttaaagtgtAGCATAGAGAAGATGCATAGCAGTTTAGTACTTGTGAGACCTGTCACAGAAAGACTTGATATTTGCTGGAGAGTGTTTGTGTGCCTGTTGTAGAACAGGAACTCATTCACAGTGACACACGTGATCGTGCCGAAGCAGTGTGGAGGTCCAGATTACTGTGATACAGAGAATGAAGCGGAGCGGTTTCTGGTGCAGTTGTCAGGTGTTCAGTGATACCGCAGGCCTCTTTCAAAAGCATTCCACAAATCCCACAATGTCGGTTCCTTCGCTTCCTTCTTTAATCCGGTAGATCCGTATATTATTTTACCAAGATTTATTTTCCAGATAATTGGTCCTTTCGTgtatcattttgttttgttgtataaGAAAGCTTACAGTTTGCTCTGAGTGCTGCTGTTTTTCGTCTACCTCAACAAATTGCAAATCTCCAAAAGATCCTGTTAACTCCTTTACATCATTCCACAGCTTCCTGATCTCTTGTTTAGGATCCTTGGAAAAACCTTGAAATTCTCTTCTAAATTCCATGATTTCATCTTTTAATGACTTAAAGggttaaattttgtaattaatcacatacccatgtggagagacacagaggagacaaattgttgattacagttgttattttttgttttattcgagtacaaaaagtattctcattgcttcataacattacggttgaaccactgatggcagattaactattctgacgacgtctttcaaacttttctggaccttgacactgttatttacttgacaGTCAATGTGACAGTCACATGCCTCAGAAATCACAGAAAGCACTGTCTCAATGCCAGACCTGCGATGATCCAACTCTGCTGTTCACACAGTGGTaccataaagcttttttttttttttttttaatctgtcctCGCTAACTCCTCTGATGGACTCGCTCTCGTATGACAGCAGCTTTCACTGGTGGTGTGTTTCTAACGGACAGACACTCATCTAAAACTAGCactattgcactttttttttttttttaactaacgtTAGTTCTTTTATGGGAGCTCAGGAATGCAAACAGCTCCTCAGGACTGCAGCTCATCCTAGTTTCAGTTTGCTTTGTCCTGATGATCTGGTGAGCCTTACACAAATGTTTTGTTGGCCACCAAGTTTATTTATGCTCTTAGTGACGTCACACACACTAACAGATCACATCTGCAGAAACGACATTAGAGCAAGAGCTGAACGGGTCACTCCTGCAGGGCTGCACCTGTCATGAATGCCAGCGATTATCAGCTTAATTCATttcttatatattttgtaaaagcaACTTCATTTTTGGTGACAATCAGTCCACGCGTGTTGAATTATCAGGTCTGATTGGTTGACAATATGATGCAATCAGAACTACAAGAAAAAATGATAAACGCAGCAGTTAGGGTGTTTCTCTCTCATGGTGGAAACGAGTTTCTATAGTGTACAGAACTAGTTTTAACTTGTTGTGAATGTAGAATAGCGTGTCATTTGCCACGTGTCTTGACATGCGAGCGTGACCGTCAAACATTCCCATCGTCcacatatttacataaataaatatggaaatgcAGTGCAATGGAATGCAAAAATGCGTTCTTTGTGAACGGCTTGATAAGCTTGTTTTTTATGCAAACAGCTGTACAGTTTCATATCAGGGTAAGACGGAAGCGGTTAAATTAGCAAACCCCCCCAGCTAGTGTTTTATGTTATGAAGGTGATAAAGGCCGAATGATTGATGTCAGGCTACTGAATTAATAATACTTAACGCAcacatattaatataaattaattaattggtcTGTTCTCTTACTGTATCCCATATCACTACTTACCTTTATTGATGTATTTGACTGGTAACTTTTTTCTATTACAGTTTTCCCTCTTTTAAAGTATGACCTGATAAAGAAATCAGTCAAACACTAAAGAAACTATGACAGACACTCTGTCTCATTTCTTTATTAATATGCAACTAATTGCTGTTAGTACAATGTATAAATATTAAGAACAGAGACAGCAAGCTGAATTACACATCAAAACTCTGTTAAAGATGGcaatgttatatcataaaataagattgaaaaaaataaaaatcaaccgTTTTGAGtcagtatttgtagatttaaagatgatttttcttttttttatgcacgTGCAGTAAATCAGTTTATGAGCAGCAGTCGATCCTTACTGCCAGACAGATTTCATTCAAATGATTTTTAAGGTTTTGGGAAGGAGGTTACTCTCTGTTCCCAGAACAATGTGTCCGGGATCATCTCAACCCACTGCGGTCCCAGCACACAAACATCATTTCCTCCTGTCTGGTGTTGTTGCCAGCAGTCGTCTGACGTCAGGCACTGGTTTTTAACACTGGACTGAGGAGGTTCACATCAGCCCAGCCAGTCCAGGTCATCAGCATCATCACTGTCATCACCGAACAGAGGGGCGGGAGGCGGGCGTCCTTTCAGACTCTGAGGAGATTCACACAAGAGTTTAGTTCCTGAACAAAAACACTGTATATGGCATTTACTGACTAGTAATCTCTGCCTTTGAGTCCTGCCCCAAAACTCACACTACTGGTTATAGTTCTGTGCAAGTTTTCATAACCTTAGTTGTACTATGCATTACACAGTACTATAATAGAAACACTGAATTTTCATTATGGAATCAATGCATCACAATGGgctttacattttagaatattaatttattacgatatattgtaattattattttatttatgacaaCTTCCATGTGATTATAGTCAGAAAGGAACCATGATTTACAGAAGAACTGTTTTTTCCTAGTATCACAGATCTGTCTGGAGTCACAGCACGTTCATGGTGGGGATCAAACCAACAATCTTCTGGTAGCCAACTCTAAACCACTACACCGCATTCATTCACACTATACTAAGCAGCATACCGGGGAACTGTCAACATTAGGAGACAATCTAGACCTTTAATGACACATAGTTAATGAGGTTAATTACACATTTTCAAAACGACTGATTTGTCTAGAAAggacattttcagttttaaatgaCAATCAAATAGTTTGTGAGAATGAAGAGCAGAAGAGGAGCAGATggatgtggagtgtgtgtgtgtgtgagagagagagagagagagagagacagagccatGCTCAccagctcctcctcctcctcctcctcttcatcggCCGCTGCGGGTGTGTGTGCGGGTGCGGATGGGGGCTGGGAAGGGGCGGGACTCTGGAAAAATGGTTCCTCTCCATTTTCCTCTTCTACCCTCTCAGATGGACTGAGAGAGTAGCAGGGTGAGCACAGATGagacgagagacagagagaaacaggaCAGAGCGTCTGGATGACACACTTGCTCACAGTGAAGGTTAAGCGGGGATTGTGTTAGTTGATACGCTTAAGTTAATTTACAGTGTTATACAGTAACAAAGATTTCTGAGGTTTACCAAcaatcaaaacaattttttttgttttgtttcctgtTTGTGCTGTCATGTGCTTTTGTGGGAATGAGACTGTGCATCTTCTCTCACATGAGAAGATGATCCATTACATAAATGTTAGGCCTATTTTACTGTGAAATGAAAACGCAGgcctcatttactcaccttcattttAATCTAATACTGTTTCTTCCGTGAAACACAAAAaggagatattctgaagaatgttccaGCTGCTCTTTCACACAATGATCATGAGTAAAAACAAACGTGACAAATTACATACCATAAAAGTGGTTCATAGGATGTGTGCACTTTTTTTCAAgtcttcttaaagggttagttcacccagatagcaaatttatgtaattaataacttaccctcatgttgttccacacccgtaagacctccgtttatcttcagaacacagtttaagatattttagatttagtccgagagctctcagtccctccattgaagctgtgtgtacggtatactgtccatgtccagaaaggtaagaaaaacatcatcaaagtagtccatgtgacatcagagggtcagttagaatattttgaagcatcgaaaatacattttggtccaaaaatagcaaaaacgacgactttattcagcattgtcttctcttccgtgtctgttgtgaaagagttcaaaacaaagcagctggatatctggttcgcgaacgaatcattcagttcaccaaatcgaactgaatcgttttaaacggttcgcatctctaatacgcattaatccacaaatgacttaagctgttaacttttttaatgtggctgacactccctctcaagagttcaaacaaaccaatatcccggagtaattcatttactcaaacagtacactgactgaactgctgtgaagagagaactgaagatgaacaccgagccgagccagataatgaacaaaacattgactcgttcacgagtcaagaaccgtttctgtcggacgtgtctgattcgagaaccgaggagctgatgatactgcgcatgtgtgattcagtgtgaagcagcctgacacacagagcatctgaaccgaactgattcttttgttgattgattctgaactgattctgtgttaatgttatgagcgtgggtaaaccgaaggcttgaatcaagggcaatcatcgcaaatgaagtcattaggtagagcgcaaaagaaccggtgaaccgttttcttcaaccggtttattgaatcgaactgtccgaaagaactactggtgattcgaaaaccgatgcaaccggttcttcactcgtgaacgagtcagtctattgttcgttatctggctcggctcggtgttcatcttcagctctctcttcacagcagttcagtcagtgtactgtttgagtaaatgcattactccgggatattggtttgtttgaactcagagggagtgtcagccacattaaaaaaagttaacagcttaagtcatttgtggattaatgcgtattagagatgcgaaccgtttaaaacgattcagttcgatttggtgaactgaatgattcgttcgcgaaccagatatccagctgctttgttttgaactctctctcacaacagacacggaagagaagacaatgctgaataaagtcgtcgtttttgctatttttggaccaaaatgtattttcgatgcttcaaaatattctaactgaccctctgatgtcacatggactactatgatgatgtttttcttacctttctggacatggacagtataccgtacacacagcttcaatggagggactgagagctcttggactaaatctaaaatatcttaaactgtgttctgaagatgaacggaggtcttacgggtgtggaacgacatgagggtaagttattaattacataattttgctatctgggtgaactaaccctttcagTCATGCAAAAGCAAAT
Coding sequences within it:
- the stambpb gene encoding LOW QUALITY PROTEIN: STAM binding protein b (The sequence of the model RefSeq protein was modified relative to this genomic sequence to represent the inferred CDS: inserted 3 bases in 2 codons; deleted 2 bases in 1 codon; substituted 1 base at 1 genomic stop codon), with translation MKRDGIKYLFNFNGSLHYVCSVSNIKISYNRLNSGYFKPTRLFIEKLPKDPEYKLSHIPEKKETLRVVYXATEQLKKHLLRRXDKEYAEFISKKRAEEQALQQELSRQHELERRCVVDIQRRSSVQQQFSMLEEMIRQKEHQXHPTQDDTLLIPGIQGPPLPYLESPTPPQSPQYPTANHSALSAPPTFDHCQILSYSTLVDGLRQIPVPAELCGKFLRLANNNTVGAEETCGILCGRLNRNSFTVTHVIVPKQCGGPDYCDTENEAERFLVQLSGVQ